The Arthrobacter oryzae DNA window ATGACCTGGATCAGGACCACGGCCAGCGTGATGCTGAGGACGGCGATCAGGCGCTTGCGGTGCTTGCCGGTGGCCGTGATGCCGTGCGAATGGCTGTGGTCGTGTCCCATGCGTACAAGGCTAACTAGTCCCAGCCGAGTTCGTGCAGCCGTTCGTCGCTGATGCCGAAGTGGTGGGCAATCTCGTGCGTCACGGTAATGGCCACCTCCTCGATGACTTCCTCACGGGACGAACAGATTTCCAGGATGGGCTGGCGGTAGATGGTGATCCGGTCCGGCAGCGATCCCGCTCCCCACCAGGCATCGCGCTCGGTCAGCGGCACGCCTTCGTAGAGTCCCAGCAGCACGGTCTCCGGGTCCTCGCCCGGCTGCGGGATGTAATCGTCCTCGATGAACACCGCAACGTTGTCCATGGCCCGGGCCACTTCCGGCGGAACGCGTTCCAGGGCGTCGCTGACGGCCGACTCGAAGTCTTCCTCGGTCATGGGGAACGGAACATGATCGTCCGCGCCGTCCGGGACGATCGGCAGGCCGGGCGGCAGGTTGGCGGGCATACCAGCACTCTAGCGGGATTTGCGCCGCGTCAGCCCCACTCCCACCAGGCAGATCGCGCCGCCCACAAGCCCCCACATGGTAGGCACTTCGCCGAGCACCAGCCAGGAGATGAGGATGGTGGTGCCGGGGACCAGGTACGTGGTGGCGGCCAGCTTTCCGGCGTCGATGAGGGACAGGGCGTAGGCCCACGTGGTGAACGCGATGGCCGTCGGGAAGATCCCCAGGTACACCAGCCCGAGGGTGGCCGGAAGCGGGGCCGCCTGGAGTTCGGCCACCAGCTGTCCGCTGAACGGCAGGCAGCAGGCTGCGCCCACCATGATGCCGAACCATGTGGCCTGAGCCGCGGGGAACTTCCGCAGCACCGGCTTCTGGACGATCACGCTGACGGCGGCGAGCACGGCGGCGAGGAGGCAAAGCAGCACGCCGGCCACATCCGCCGTCGAACGCTGGCCCGAACTGAGCGCAATCACGGCGACGCCGGCGAACGCTATCAGGCTGCCGATGATCAGCCAGCGCGGGAAGCCTTCCTTGAGCAGTACGCCCGCCATCACGGCCACCAGGATGGGGTTGACGTTGATGAGCAGGGCTGCGGTGCCGGCGTCCAGCAGGTGTTCGGCGGCGTTGAGGGCCACGTTGTAGCCGCCGAACCACATCACGCCGTAGGCGAGGATGGGCCACCACTCCCGGCCCCGGGGCAGCATCCGGAGCTTCGGCAGCACCACCACGCCAAGTACGACGGCGGCAATCGCCAGCCGTCCCAGCGTCAGGGAACCGGGCGAGAAGCTTGGCCCCACGGCGCGGATGCCCACAAACGCGGAGGCCCACAGGACCACCGTGATAACGACGGCGGCGACGCCGAGCTTGTTGACCGGTGTCCTTCCGGACGAGGTGCCGGCGGCGGACGCTGTGCGTTGGGTCAGAGGTTGCGGACTGGGTGCGTGCGGAGACCCTTCGTGGGAGCCTGCGGACGGCGTGGGGCCGGATTCGGCGGTGGTTGCCATGCTGCCAATCTAGCCCGTGCTGCGGCGGTGCAGCTGGCGGAAATCGGCCACGTCTAGTCGAGATCCTGCCAAAGTTTGCGAGTTGCCCAAGGAGCGCAAGTCCAAACGGGCGCGACCTAGAATCGAGCCAACATGTCGAAAACGTCCATCCCGTGACTGGCAGGTCATGGATGCGGAAGGAGTCCCATGAATCCGATCACGCCGAGAATTGGCACGGTCTTTGTTCCGGTCAGCGATGTGGAAGCTGCCAGGGACTGGTACTGCCGGCTGCTGGGTGTACCGGCCGACGGTGAGATTCTCTTTGGCCACCTCTATGTACTGCCGGTCGAGGGTACCGGGCTCGTCCTGGACAGCAGGATCTACTCACGGGACGCCGTTTTCAAGGTGCCCGCCTTTCATCTCGACACCCAAGACGTCCAGGCAGCGCACGCCTATGCAGTTGAACTGGGCGCCGATCCGGCGGCCATCCAGTATGGGCAATGGTTCAACTTCCGGGATCCTGACGGTAATGCCCTGATGGTCTGCCAGTGCTAGCGTTCTGCTCCGCTGTGGTGTGCTTGCGTAGTTGTATCGTTCACCTCAGCACGCGCGCAGCGTCCTGGATGGCGCCGGCAACGCCGTCCAGCACCGCCGATCCGTAGCGCCACTGCTGCCAGTGCAGCGGGACGTCCACGAAGGATTTGGCGGCCAGGGTCTGCAGTGTTCCCTGGTCCAGGTCGTCGCCGATTTCGAGCTCCGGGAGCAGGCCCCACCCCATCCCGAGCCGGATCGCCTCGCCGAACTCGTGGGCCGCAGGCACGTAGTGGCGCGGCGGCTGGAGGGATTTGCGGCTGAGCCGCCGCAGGTAGCGGTCCTGAAGGTCGTCCTTGCGGTCGTAGATGATGACGGGGGCCTTTGCCAGCGATTCGGCCGTTGCGCCGCCGTCGAGCCAGCGTGCCGCGAACACCGGCGTGCAGACGGGAAGGTAGCGCATCACGCCGAGCCGGCGGGACGTGCAGCCGGGGGCCGGCTTGGCGGTGGCGGTGATGGCAGCCGCCGCAGCGCCGCTGCGGAGGAGCTCCAGCGAATAATCCTGGTCCTCGCGCAGGATTTCCAGCTGGACCGTCCCGGCCACGGCAGCCAGCCCGGCGAGTGCCCACGTGTGCAGCGAGTCGCTGTTGATCACCAGCGTCAGCCGGGTGTCCGGGTGCGCGGTGCCCGGCTGCAGTTCATCGGCGAGGTCCGCCGACAGCATCTCAAGCTGACGGGCGAAGCGCACCACGGCCTGGCCGGACTCCGTGAGCTCAATCGGCCTGGTCCTCCTCAGAACGGGACGGCCCACCGCGACCTCCAAAGCGCGGATGCGCTGGCTGACGGCGGAAGCCGTGACGGACAGGTGGCTGGCGGCGGCGTCGAAGCTTCCCTGCGAGACGATGGCCGCGAGCGTCCGGGCCTGGTCGGGATGAATGTCGATCATTAGCTGATCTTATCTCCCCAAAGAATCTTTAACTGGTTTCATGATCTTCATCCACCTACCGTTGAAAGCGTGATCCTTCCCGTGCTTTCAGGCCTGGCCAGCGGCCTGTCCCTCATCGTCGCCATCGGCGCCCAGAATGCCTTCGTCCTGCGCCAGGGCATCCAGCGCTCGCATGTGGCCCTTGTCATTGCCGTCTGCGCCGTCTCGGACCTCGTACTGATAATCCTCGGCGTCGCCGGCATCGGCGTCCTGATTGAGCGGGCGCCGGGTGTGCTCGACGTGGTGCGCTGGGCGGGAGCCGCATTCCTGGCGGGCTACGGCGCCCTCGCCGCCTGGCGGGCCGTCCGCGGCCAGGCGCTCGGGCAGCTCGGTCCGGCGCGTGCTGCTAGCTGGATGGCCGTCCTGGGCACCGGGCTGGCCTTCACCTGGCTGAACCCGCACGTGTACCTGGACACTGTGCTGCTGCTCGGGTCCCTCGCCAGCACCCACGGCCCGGACGGCCGCTGGTGGTTTGCCGCCGGAGCGGGCGCGGCCAGCATCGCGTGGTTCACGGCCCTGGGGGTCGGCGCACGGTTCCTGGCTCCGGTCTTCCGGCGCCGGAGCGCCTGGCGCATCCTCGACGCCGCCATCGCCGTCGTGATGTTGACGATGGCAATATTCCTGGTGAGCTGAGCATCACTGCCCAGCCGTACTACTTTCCGCGCCCCGCCCACTCCAGCAGCCGGCCCAGCGGCCAAGTGGTCACGATCCGTTCCGCGGGAACTCCGTTTGCCGCAGCGCGGGCTGCGCCGTACTGGAGGAAATCCAGCTGACCCGGGGCATGGGCGTCACTGTCGATACTGAAGAGGCAGCCCGCATCGAGTGCGAGCCGGATCAGGTCGTCCGGCGGATCCTGCCGCTCGGGGCGCGAATTGATCTCGACGGCCACATCCTGTTCCGCGCACGCCGCGAACACCCGCTCGGCGTCAAAATCGGATTGAGGCCGCGTTCCCCTGGAACCCTGGAGCAGCCGGCCCGTGCAATGGCCGAGGACGTTCATGTGCGGATCGCTGATGGCGCCCAGCATCCTGGCGGTCATGGTGCTCCGGTCGGAACGGAGTTTCGAGTGGACGCTCGCCACCACAACATCCAGGCGGTCCAGCATGTCCGCGGACTGGTCCAGGGTCCCGTCCTCCAGGATGTCCACCTCGATGCCGGCCAGCAGGCGGAAGCCTCCGCCGCCGTCGTCGTCGAAGCCGCTGTTGATGCCCGCGACAATATCCAGCTGCTCCGTGAGGCGTTCGGCGGTCAGCCCGTTCGCGATTTTGAGGCTGGGGGAGTGGTCCGTCAGGGCGAGGTACTCCCGGCCCAAGGTGCGGGCGGCGTCCGCCATCAGTTCAATCGGGGACCCGCCGTCGGACCAGTCGCTGTGGCTGTGGAGGTCCCCGCGAAGTGCGGAGTGCAGTTCGGCGCCGCCGTCTGCCAGCGGCTGCTGCCCGCGCTCCCGGAGGCCCTCAAGGTAGTCGGGGACGGCGCCGTCGACCGCCTGCCGGATCACCTCGAAGGTTCGGTCCCCGATTCCCTTCATGCTTTTCAGCCGGCCGTTGCGGGCGCGGGCGGCAACATCTTCCGGATCCAGGGCGGCGATGATGCCGGCGGCCTTCCGGAAGGCCTGGACCTTGAACGTGGGGGCCAGTTCGCGTTCCAGCCAGAACGCGATCTCATTGAGGGCGGCGACGGCATCCATCAGTCCATCTTGCACCGAATCTTGCACCAGTGCGGTGCCGATTTTGGATATTCCCAAGGTCTGCCCTACACTTTTATAGTCCAGTTCGGAGCAACTCGAAAGGGCGGAAACGAAAGGCTTCGGCCCTTTATTTTTGCCCTGAATGAGCCGGATTGAGTTCAGGCCCCCATCGTCTAGCGGCCT harbors:
- a CDS encoding LysE/ArgO family amino acid transporter translates to MILPVLSGLASGLSLIVAIGAQNAFVLRQGIQRSHVALVIAVCAVSDLVLIILGVAGIGVLIERAPGVLDVVRWAGAAFLAGYGALAAWRAVRGQALGQLGPARAASWMAVLGTGLAFTWLNPHVYLDTVLLLGSLASTHGPDGRWWFAAGAGAASIAWFTALGVGARFLAPVFRRRSAWRILDAAIAVVMLTMAIFLVS
- a CDS encoding VOC family protein, which encodes MNPITPRIGTVFVPVSDVEAARDWYCRLLGVPADGEILFGHLYVLPVEGTGLVLDSRIYSRDAVFKVPAFHLDTQDVQAAHAYAVELGADPAAIQYGQWFNFRDPDGNALMVCQC
- a CDS encoding metallopeptidase family protein, with translation MPANLPPGLPIVPDGADDHVPFPMTEEDFESAVSDALERVPPEVARAMDNVAVFIEDDYIPQPGEDPETVLLGLYEGVPLTERDAWWGAGSLPDRITIYRQPILEICSSREEVIEEVAITVTHEIAHHFGISDERLHELGWD
- a CDS encoding DMT family transporter: MATTAESGPTPSAGSHEGSPHAPSPQPLTQRTASAAGTSSGRTPVNKLGVAAVVITVVLWASAFVGIRAVGPSFSPGSLTLGRLAIAAVVLGVVVLPKLRMLPRGREWWPILAYGVMWFGGYNVALNAAEHLLDAGTAALLINVNPILVAVMAGVLLKEGFPRWLIIGSLIAFAGVAVIALSSGQRSTADVAGVLLCLLAAVLAAVSVIVQKPVLRKFPAAQATWFGIMVGAACCLPFSGQLVAELQAAPLPATLGLVYLGIFPTAIAFTTWAYALSLIDAGKLAATTYLVPGTTILISWLVLGEVPTMWGLVGGAICLVGVGLTRRKSR
- a CDS encoding ArgP/LysG family DNA-binding transcriptional regulator, whose protein sequence is MIDIHPDQARTLAAIVSQGSFDAAASHLSVTASAVSQRIRALEVAVGRPVLRRTRPIELTESGQAVVRFARQLEMLSADLADELQPGTAHPDTRLTLVINSDSLHTWALAGLAAVAGTVQLEILREDQDYSLELLRSGAAAAAITATAKPAPGCTSRRLGVMRYLPVCTPVFAARWLDGGATAESLAKAPVIIYDRKDDLQDRYLRRLSRKSLQPPRHYVPAAHEFGEAIRLGMGWGLLPELEIGDDLDQGTLQTLAAKSFVDVPLHWQQWRYGSAVLDGVAGAIQDAARVLR
- a CDS encoding PHP domain-containing protein, whose translation is MDAVAALNEIAFWLERELAPTFKVQAFRKAAGIIAALDPEDVAARARNGRLKSMKGIGDRTFEVIRQAVDGAVPDYLEGLRERGQQPLADGGAELHSALRGDLHSHSDWSDGGSPIELMADAARTLGREYLALTDHSPSLKIANGLTAERLTEQLDIVAGINSGFDDDGGGGFRLLAGIEVDILEDGTLDQSADMLDRLDVVVASVHSKLRSDRSTMTARMLGAISDPHMNVLGHCTGRLLQGSRGTRPQSDFDAERVFAACAEQDVAVEINSRPERQDPPDDLIRLALDAGCLFSIDSDAHAPGQLDFLQYGAARAAANGVPAERIVTTWPLGRLLEWAGRGK